A segment of the Deinococcota bacterium genome:
CGAGCGCGCTGGTTACCTGCGCCGTTTGAGCGACGGCAAGTACCGCCTCGGACCGGCCCTGCTAAAACTCGGGCAGTTCTACCAGAAGTCGTTTAAGCTCGAGGGTTACGTCTTGCCCACCTTGCGGCAGCTAGCAAAGAGCACCGGCGAGAGCGCCTCGTTCTACATCCGTGAGGGCGACAAGCGTATCTGCCTCTTCCGGGTCAACTCGCCCCTGCACCGAGTCCTTCACTACGTCACGGCAGGCACGCAGCTTCCGCTCGAGACCGGCGCGGCGGGGAAGGTGCTGCTCGCCTTTACCGAAGACGACGAGGCCTGCGCCGCGGTGCGCCAGGAACTGCTGGTGGTATCCGCGAGCAGGCGAAAGTCCGATACGGCGGCGCTCGCCTGCCCCATCTTCAGCGCCCAGAGGGGCTTCGTCGGCGCGATGAGCCTCGCCGGGCCGCGTACGCGCTTTACGGAAACGGAGCTCGTTGTCATGAGCAGGCAACTTCTCGAGGCCGCCGCCGACCTCACCGACGCGCTAGGAGGCGCCTCGCTCGCCCTAAGAGAGCGGGCCGGAGGCAAGCTTTAGCGCCCAGCTGCGGGCCAATCCTGAGGACGGTGACGAGACCACGAACTCGTGTATAATAAGGTCGACGTCAAAGCAAAGGGCTTTTGCGTTCCCTGCACATCCGGCAGCAAGGTCTAGCATACGCCCGGTCCTAGAGCCGGGCAAAAGAGGACGGAAAGATGCCAATAGGCAAAGTCAAGTGGTTCAACGGCGAAAAGGGCTTCGGTTTCATCCAGCAAGATGAGGGCGGGGACGACGTTTTCGTTCACTTCTCCGCCATCCAAGGCAGCGGCTTCAAGAACCTGAACGAAGGGGATGAGGTCGAGTACCAGGTCGAAAAGGGTCCGAAGGGATTGCAGGCAGCCAACGTTACCGTCACCAACCCCGCGCCCGTTCGTGACGACGACCGCGGCGGCTCACCCGGTGGGGGCCGCGGCGGCGACCGCAGCGGTGGCTACGGTGGCAATCGCGGCGGTAACCGCGGTGGTGGTCGGGACCGCTACTAGCCCCAGCGACAACGCCGACGCTTCCGATCGCCCAGAGGTCTGGGCGATCTTTTTTTATCGTGCAGTTTTATCGTGCCAGTCAGGCCGCGGCGCCAGATAGGCTC
Coding sequences within it:
- a CDS encoding IclR family transcriptional regulator, with the translated sequence MAEQGVAAVDRALALLAVFEEDDEALPLAELARRSGLYKSTILRLCASLERAGYLRRLSDGKYRLGPALLKLGQFYQKSFKLEGYVLPTLRQLAKSTGESASFYIREGDKRICLFRVNSPLHRVLHYVTAGTQLPLETGAAGKVLLAFTEDDEACAAVRQELLVVSASRRKSDTAALACPIFSAQRGFVGAMSLAGPRTRFTETELVVMSRQLLEAAADLTDALGGASLALRERAGGKL